One part of the Vitis riparia cultivar Riparia Gloire de Montpellier isolate 1030 chromosome 8, EGFV_Vit.rip_1.0, whole genome shotgun sequence genome encodes these proteins:
- the LOC117921042 gene encoding transcription factor LAX PANICLE 1-like — protein sequence MDYPSSSNPSSSLSSSVANIGKDKKKGGKRSKGVKLSTDPQSVAARERRHRISDRFKILQSLVPGGTKMDTVSMLEEAIHYVKYLKTQIWLHQTMINFVDDDPSLLYQSDSLPSHQQEAFYSPDETLAMMQPYITTTAPVRDSYCFQGEETMFSDASVNYY from the coding sequence ATGGATTATCCCAGCAGCAGCAACCCCAGCTCCTCGCTGTCCTCTTCAGTGGCAAACATCGGCAAGGATAAGAAGAAGGGTGGGAAGAGAAGCAAAGGGGTGAAGCTCTCCACTGACCCACAGAGCGTGGCGGCCAGAGAGAGGAGGCACCGCATTAGCGACCGCTTCAAGATCTTGCAGAGCTTGGTTCCTGGTGGAACCAAGATGGACACTGTTTCCATGTTGGAGGAGGCTATTCACTATGTCAAGTACCTCAAGACCCAGATATGGCTTCACCAAACCATGATCAACTTCGTGGACGATGACCCGTCTCTGCTCTACCAGTCAGATTCTCTTCCTTCTCACCAACAAGAAGCTTTCTACTCACCTGATGAAACCTTAGCCATGATGCAACCTTACATAACCACTACAGCGCCGGTACGAGATTCTTATTGCTTTCAAGGTGAAGAAACCATGTTTTCTGATGCGTCCGTGAACTACTATTAG
- the LOC117921300 gene encoding UPF0098 protein CPn_0877/CP_0992/CPj0877/CpB0906-like, translating to MASDEFRLVSPQVDNEGRLPRKYTAEGQGAQKHISPPLEWYNVPDGTKTLALVVQDIDAPDPKDPIVPWVHWVVVNIPPTLKGLPEGFSGKEEVYSGDYAGIKEGYNDFKLPGWRGTKLSSHGHRFEFKLYALDEEVKLGNKVTKDKLLDAKQGHILGEAVLIAIF from the exons ATGGCCAGCGATGAATTTAGACTGGTGTCACCCCAAGTAGACAACGAAGGAAGATTACCAAGAAAGTACACAGCTGAAGGCCAAGGTGCCCAGAAGCACATATCTCCGCCCTTGGAGTGGTACAACGTCCCAGATGGAACCAAAACTCTGGCCCTTGTGGTTCAGGACATCGACGCCCCCGATCCCAAAGACCCTATTGTGCCGTGGGTCCATTGGGTGGTGGTCAACATTCCACCGACCCTGAAGGGCCTGCCAGAGGGGTTCTCGGGGAAGGAGGAGGTCTACAGCGGCGATTATGCTGGGATTAAGGAAGGGTACAACGATTTCAAGCTGCCTGGGTGGCGCGGCACCAAGCTGTCGAGCCATGGGCACAGGTTCGAGTTCAAGCTCTATGCTTTGGATGAGGAAGTGAAGCTTGGAAACAAG GTTACGAAGGATAAGCTATTGGATGCGAAACAAGGGCATATTTTGGGAGAAGCCGTCTTGATTGCTATTTTCTAG
- the LOC117920440 gene encoding BAG family molecular chaperone regulator 4-like, producing the protein MKREEDLEWELRPGGMLVQKREDGDNNGGVGGGGGGDSGSGSAMINIKVCHGSNHHQLHVPIQSTFGDLKKRLVQETGLEPKDQRLLFRGKEIDDQECLQQVGVKDRSKLLLLEEMASKERKLEEARRSDEISKACKAVAEVKAEVDKLLEKVVALEATVNGGTTVEDKEFVVLTELLMRQLLKLDGIEAEGEAKVQRRAEVRRVQSLVEMLDTLKARNSNPFSTKSNAVSVTTKWETFESGLGSLTAPPPMPSSTAVNQDWETFD; encoded by the exons ATGAAAAGGGAAGAGGATTTGGAGTGGGAACTGAGGCCAGGTGGGATGCTGGTTCAGAAGAGAGAAGATGGTGATAATAATGGTGGGGTTGGCGGTGGCGGTGGTGGTGATTCTGGGTCAGGGTCGGCCATGATCAACATCAAGGTCTGTCATGGTTCTAACCACCACCAACTCCATGTCCCCATTCAATCCACTTTTG GGGATCTGAAGAAGCGTCTTGTCCAAGAAACTGGTTTGGAGCCCAAGGACCAAAGACTCTTGTTCAGGGGAAAGGAGATAGATGATCAGGAGTGTTTGCAGCAGGTGGGGGTGAAGGATAGATCAAAGTTGTTGCTCTTGGAGGAAATGGCAAGCAAAGAGAGGAAGCTTGAAGAGGCGAGAAGAAGTGATGAGATATCAAAGGCATGTAAAGCTGTCGCTGAAGTCAAAGCAGAAGTTGATAAGCTCTTGGAAAAG GTGGTTGCCTTAGAAGCAACTGTGAATGGTGGGACTACTGTTGAGGACAAGGAGTTTGTTGTCTTAACAGAGTTGCTCATGAGGCAGTTATTGAAATTGGATGGCATTGAGGCTGAAGGAGAAGCAAAAGTGCAGAGAAGGGCTGAG GTTCGACGTGTCCAGAGCCTTGTGGAGATGCTAGACACCCTGAAAGCAAGAAACTCCAATCCATTTAGCACTAAGAGCAATGCGGTGTCAGTGACAACCAAATGGGAGACATTTGAATCTGGACTGGGAAGCCTGACCGCCCCACCCCCAATGCCATCTTCCACAGCAGTGAATCAGGATTGGGAAACATTTGATTAG
- the LOC117920439 gene encoding ammonium transporter 3 member 3-like, translated as MAAASVVPVAYQTSLPTVPDWLNKGDNTWQMISAALVAMQGMPGLVILYAGLVKKKWALNSAFMALYAFAAVMPCWVLWAYKMSFGHRLLPFWGKAGLAVSQDFLIPRATLPSTRYVNGDFIAQAASPLYPMATMVFFQFAFAAVTVILLAGSVLGRMSIKAWMAFVPLWITFAYSIGAFSIWGGGFLFQWGIMDYSGGYVVHLASGAAGFTAAYWVGPRLQVDREQFPPNNLLLALAGAGILWMGWTGFNGGDPFAANVDSSLAVLNTHICATTSLLVWTFWDTFFFKKPSVIGAIQGMITGLVCITPGAGLVQGWAALIMGIASGSVPWYTMMCLSRKLPFLQKIDDTLGVFHTHAVAGTLGGALTGLFAHPDLSALFIVVPNSRGAFYGGRGGVQFLKQLVGASFIIGWNVIVTSIILLVISKFIPLRMSEEDLIIGDDAAHGEEAYALAGQGAREKSTYNNMQLQNASGFEL; from the exons ATGGCAGCTGCATCTGTTGTTCCGGTAGCATACCAGACATCGCTCCCCACTGTACCTGACTGGCTAAACAAGGGTGATAACACATGGCAGATGATCTCTGCCGCCCTGGTGGCCATGCAAGGCATGCCTGGACTGGTAATCCTGTATGCTGGCCTTGTCAAGAAGAAATGGGCACTCAACTCAGCCTTCATGGCCCTCTATGCCTTTGCCGCAGTCATGCCTTGTTGGGTCCTCTGGGCTTACAAGATGTCGTTTGGCCATCGCCTTCTACCTTTCTGGGGCAAAGCAGGCCTTGCCGTTTCCCAAGATTTCTTAATCCCCCGAGCTACTCTCCCCTCGACACGTTATGTAAATGGGGATTTTATAGCGCAAGCAGCTAGTCCATTGTACCCCATGGCTACCATGGTTTTCTTCCAGTTTGCTTTTGCTGCTGTGACTGTGATACTCCTTGCTGGGTCTGTGCTGGGTCGAATGAGCATCAAAGCTTGGATGGCCTTTGTACCACTATGGATTACTTTTGCTTACAGCATTGGCGCTTTCAGTATATGGGGCGGCGGTTTCCTCTTCCAATGGGGCATCATGGACTATTCCGGTGGTTATGTCGTCCATTTAGCTTCTGGTGCTGCAGGATTCACAGCAGCTTATTGG GTGGGGCCGAGATTGCAGGTAGACCGGGAACAATTCCCACCAAACAATCTTCTACTGGCACTGGCTGGTGCTGGTATTCTTTGGATGGGGTGGACAGGTTTCAATGGAGGTGACCCTTTTGCTGCAAATGTCGATTCCTCCCTTGCAGTTCTCAATACTCATATATGCGCAACAACCAGTCTCCTTGTATGGACTTTCTGGGATACGTTTTTCTTCAAGAAGCCCTCAGTAATTGGCGCCATCCAGGGAATGATAACTGGGTTGGTCTGCATCACCCCTGGTGCAG GTCTTGTTCAGGGATGGGCTGCATTGATAATGGGCATTGCATCTGGAAGTGTCCCCTGGTACACCATGATGTGTCTTAGTAGGAAACTCCCTTTCCTGCAGAAGATTGATGACACCCTCGGTGTCTTCCATACTCATGCTGTGGCTGGAACCTTGGGTGGGGCTCTTACGGGACTCTTTGCTCATCCAGATCTCTCTGCCTTATTCATAGTGGTACCCAATTCCAGAGGGGCCTTCTATGGTGGTCGGGGCGGTGTCCAATTTCTGAAGCAGTTGGTTGGTGCAAGTTTCATAATAGGTTGGAATGTAATAGTTACATCCATCATCCTCCTGGTGATTAGCAAGTTTATACCCCTTCGTATGTCTGAGGAAGACCTCATAATAGGGGATGATGCAGCGCATGGAGAAGAAGCCTATGCTCTTGCTGGACAAGGAGCAAGAGAAAAATCTACATACAATAATATGCAGCTGCAAAACGCTTCAGGCTTTGAGCTTTGA